Genomic segment of Geminocystis herdmanii PCC 6308:
AAATGTTACCATCGGCGGGATATTGACTAAAATCTGCTTCCCAGTCATCCTGACACCATTCCCACACATTGCCTAACATATCGTATAAGCCCCAAGGATTAGGCTTTTTTTGCCCTACTGGATGGGTTTTTCCCTCACTATTATCACAATACCATCCATATCGATCGAGTTTTTCTTCATCATTACCGAAAAAATATTCTGTAGTCGTATTTGCCCTAGCGGAGTATTCCCATTCTGCTTCTGTGGGTAGTCTAAATTTTTTGCCTATTTTACGAGATAATTTATGACAAAATTTGATGGCTAAATCCCAAGAAATACTATCAACAGGTAAATTATCATCTCCTTGAAAATGGGAAGGATTATCTCCCATAATTAATTGATATTGAGCTTGAGTAATGGGATATTTACTAATATAAAAATGATGAGCAATTTTCTTTTTTTTGGGTGGTTTTTCCCAATTATAACCCTCATCACTACCCATAATAAAAGTACCTGAAGGAATTTTTACTAAGGTTAAATCAATCTTGTCATCTAGTTTGATTTTAATATTCATATAATCTACTGATATTTTTTATTATAAATAAGGGTAAAATTTTCGTTAATGGCTAAATTTACAGAAAAAATTAGATTATTTGACAATGAAAATAGCAATAATATCTGATATTCATGGTAACTTAAAAGCGCTAGAAACGGTTTTACAAGATATTGATTCAAGGGGAAATATCGATAAAATTATCTGTTTAGGTGATCTGGTGGAAGGGGGAGAGTTCGATCGAGAAGTGATAGAATTAATTAGAGCTAAAAATATCCCTTGTGTACGAGGAAATCATGATGAATTTAATGATTGTGATTTAGATAAAGATGTTAAAAAATGGTTAAGTAATCTTCCTGAAAAAATAAAATTTGATAACCTTTGTTTTACCCATATTTCTCCTAGGGAAAAAGCGAAACAGTGGGCGATAACAAGTCATATTGAGGCGTGGAATGTTTTTGATGAATTTGATTATCAAATTTGTTTTATTGGACATTTACACTACCCGATAATGTATGGTGAAAAATGTCAATCTTTTGCAGAATCAACCCCTTATTATGTGGATGATGGTATCTATGATTTAGATAAAGAAGATAGATTTATTATCTGTTTTGGTGCGATTGCTTATCCTCGTCACGGCGGTAAATTTATTCGCTATGGTATTTATGATAACCTCGAAAACTCGATCGAATTTGTCATTTTAGAAGGCTATTTATTACCATTAGGATTATGTAAACCCTAATTAACAAACAAATGAATAGAGAATCTTTAATTCGTTTTATTAAACAAAATTTATCCACTATTAAAAGTTATGGTGTTCATTCTATAGCAATTTTTGGTTCATTTGCAAGAGATGAGTCCAC
This window contains:
- a CDS encoding formylglycine-generating enzyme family protein → MNIKIKLDDKIDLTLVKIPSGTFIMGSDEGYNWEKPPKKKKIAHHFYISKYPITQAQYQLIMGDNPSHFQGDDNLPVDSISWDLAIKFCHKLSRKIGKKFRLPTEAEWEYSARANTTTEYFFGNDEEKLDRYGWYCDNSEGKTHPVGQKKPNPWGLYDMLGNVWEWCQDDWEADFSQYPADGNILINPNSSEKSLRGACFYSHTYHCRCSFRSHYYPYACYYSFGLRVVCAK
- a CDS encoding metallophosphoesterase family protein, whose product is MKIAIISDIHGNLKALETVLQDIDSRGNIDKIICLGDLVEGGEFDREVIELIRAKNIPCVRGNHDEFNDCDLDKDVKKWLSNLPEKIKFDNLCFTHISPREKAKQWAITSHIEAWNVFDEFDYQICFIGHLHYPIMYGEKCQSFAESTPYYVDDGIYDLDKEDRFIICFGAIAYPRHGGKFIRYGIYDNLENSIEFVILEGYLLPLGLCKP